In Marmota flaviventris isolate mMarFla1 chromosome 19, mMarFla1.hap1, whole genome shotgun sequence, the DNA window GGCAGCTTCATCCTCCCCTACATCAGCACGGCCCGGTCCCCACAGCAGGTCATGGGCTCCCTGGTCAAGGACTTCTTCGCCCAACAGCAGGTAACAGCCTTAGGTCGTGTAGGGCAGCACGCTGGAGAGTGGCAGCTGTGACCCTGGCATTGGTGGCCCTGGCTCCAGTCACTGTGGCTGTGGCCATGTACCCTCTGGAGGCATTTGGGGTCATAAGCATTAATGTCAGCTGCCTATGAAGGTACTCTTCACTCACCTAGAGGTGGCCCAGCCCCTCGGGAGCAAGAGGCCTAAGCCAGGCTGCAATCAGGTGACCTCCACAGGCTGCTGGGTAAACAAGGGCACCTGCTGAGCCATGAGGACTCCAAACTGGTGCCACTGGCCCACAGGAGGCGAGGAGCCTACACTTCTCCTGACCTTAGTCCTGTGCTATGCTGCTTCTGCACGGACACAGGCTTCCTTGAAgtctgtgtgtggtgctggaatcgaaacccaggcctcatgcatgctaggcaagtgctctggtGCCAAGTCAGGTTCCTGGCCCTCAGATCTCCTGCACCACAACCTGCTTTTTCTGTTGACCCCAGAACCATGAAGGCTGAGGCCTCTTCCTCTGCTGGAGCTGGGTGCTGCAGGACCTGTGGCGTCCACTGCAGGGCCACGGCATCAGTGAGGAGGCTGCTGGGAAGCAGTGCCAGCCTGAAGGGCTGTTCAAGGCCAGCTGCATGGCCACCTCTCACCTCGTTTGTCACAGAGCGAGCTGTAGTCAGGTGGGACCAAGTTTCTCTCCTCCTGTAGCGCCTGGCCCCCGACAAGGTGTACCATGTCACAGTGATGCCCTGCTACGACAAAAAGCTGGAGGCCTCCAGGCCCGACTTCTATAGCCAGGAGCACCAGGCTCGAGATGTGGACTGCGTCCTCACTACAGGTATTGTCCGCACCCAGGAGGCAGGGCATTCTCAGCTGACCCCTCTGGGACACCTGCAGCCCTTGGGCCTGGGGTTCCTTGTTGGCTTGAGTGGGTCTGGGGGTTGTGGAAAGGCTCCAGTTCAGCCTTCTGACTCACATGTGCTCCCCATTTCTGAGTTGAGAAGTCTCAGAGTCTCTCAAGTACTAGCAAGACGGGAAAATGAACTGCCCAGGAGGCTGGGCAGACAGCACTAGACCAGCACAGTTACCTGGTTCACCTTATGCCACCCTGAGGGAATGAGGCAGCCATGAGGGTCTTTAGAGGGGTCATCCTTTCCCACCACTGGCTGGGTGAATATGTGGGCCTGCTGGGGCCAAGATGCAGCTGCCAGGCATGCGGGCAGCTTGAGGTTCGAGCGGTTGGAGCACCCGTGCTGTGGTCCCACACAGGAGAAGTCCTCGAGCTGCTGGAAGAGGAGGGGGTCTCGCTCTCAGAGCTGGAGCCAGCCCCTCTGGATGGCCTGTAAGTCAGCAGAGGGAACCAGGCTGCCGTGGGGTGGGCAgtgcctctccttccctcccatggCCTGCCCCAGGCCTGAGAGGCACATCCCAACTTGGAGAGGCCTGAGCTCCCCGGGACAGTGTCAGACACACCAGGGGCCCTGGGGTCATTCCAAGACGTTCCTTTGTGCCCAGGACTTGTTTCCCACCTAGAAAAGCTTGAACACAGCTGTGCTGAGGCCCTGCTCTCCTCACCCACACTGACCTGCCCCTTCCACAGGTCCAGCAGCACATCTGCTGAGGAGCCCATCAGCCACCGGGGTGGGGGCTCAGGGGGCTACCTGGAGCATGTGTTCCGGCATGCAGCAAGAGAGCTCTTTGGAGTCCATGTGGATGAGGTCACCTACAGGCCTTTGAGGTCAGTGGGGTGGCCTGGGGCACCAGGACAGGATAGCCATAAAGCTCCTAGACTGgtgcctccccagccctgggtcctCTTGGTGGGCTTGGTGGTAGACCCTGGAGCACTGGGCACAAgtgggggcctcagtttcccccttaGCAAAGATCCTGAGCCCAAGGCTGCTGTCCTCAGGACAGGTGGATACCAGTGACACCTGCATCTGGGAGGGAGGGCAAGGCTAGGTCCTCCCTTGCCATGCCTCAAGACCAGCCTTAGGAAAGGGGACTCgcatttcacaggtgaggagaCAGACCTGGGAGAGGTTAAGGTCACCTGTTGGACTTCTGGTTGGAGGGAGCACTCCACTCGTTCTACCCTCTCTCCCCTGCCCAGGAGCAGGGGGTGGAAGTGCTGAGTTCCCCTATCCCAGCAGGGCCCCTGTGTGTGTACAGGAGCCTGGTGTTGGTGGTGCATATAGTCTCTCCCATCCTCAGGAACAGGGACTTCCAGGAGGTGACCCTGGAGAGGGAGGGCCAGGTGCTGCTACACTTTGCCACTGCCTATGGCTTCCGCAACATCCAGAACCTGGTCCAGAAGCTCAAGCGAGGCCGCTGCCCCTACCATTATGTGGAGGTCATGGCCTGCCCCTCAGGTGCACCTCCCGGCAGGAGATGGCAGGGGCGGGGGCTGCTGGGATGGAGTTGGCAGCACCCCTCCAGCgctggaggaggtgagtgggGAGAGGGTGTGCACTTTGACCCCACCTGACACTCTTGTGACCATAACCTGTTCTGCACAGGATGCCTGAATGGTGGAGGCCAACTCAAGGCCCTGGACATGTCCAGCAAAGACCTTCTCCAGCAGGTGGAGAGCCTGTATAGCATGGTCAGGGTGGAGACACCTGAGGATGTGCCTGGGGTCCAGGAGCTGTACCAGCAGTGGCTGCAGGGTGAGAGCTCAGAGCGGGCCAGCCGCCTGCTGCACACCCAGTACCATGCCATAGAGAAGCCCAGCTCGGGCCTGAGCATCAGGTGGTAGGAGGCCTCGAGGTCTGCTGGGGCCAGCGCCCAGCAGCACAGCCTCTCACCTCAGACCCCAGGGCTCTCCCAGAAACAAAAGGAGCTGTACGGTGTGTTAGAGCCCATGTTAAAGTGGGTTCCAGATACACACAGGATTTCGTGGTCTGGAAATGTGACCTGTGCCTGCACACCCCGGGCTCTGTACTGGCTTTGCAGGTAGGGTGAGGGGTGGAAGACGAGGCTGAAGGTTCTCTGAAGTTTGGGACTCTCTTCCACTGGCCCTTCTATGGACATTGCCTTTCCTGGCCATGGTGGCTCTATAGTGAGGGGCTCCGGAGTTCCTGCAGGTGCTATCCCTGAAGTCTGGAATCACCTGGAAGCCACAGGGCAGGGGGCAGGTGACGACTAGTAGTGTCAAGTATGGGGACTGCTGCAGGAAAGGACATCTGGACTCCTGAAACTAGGGTTACAGAGTGTGGGCCTAAGGTCAGCTCTGTATCTTAGGCTGCATCCCTGCACAAGTCTTCCCTGGCCATCATGCCGCCATGGCTGGGTTCCTGCCAGGCCCGTCTCTGACCCAGTTTCACCTCTGATAAAGGACATGCCCAGCACGTCTGGAATCACTGCTGTCTTGGAGCGTCTGTGCCCCAAAGGGCCTCTCAGAGATTTATTCACTGAGCAGAACCCAGGCAGGACTGCTCAGGCACAGACAGGTGTGTGGCTGCACAGAGGTCCTGCAGTCTACCTCCAGGAGCAGTGGAGGAGAGTACCACTTGCTGATCCTCGAAGGCTGGGCATACAGCCAGGCAGGTCCACAGAGGCCACCCTTGTGTGGGTCCAGGCAGACTGAGAGTCGTGGGAGGAGCAACATGGAGTTGAGTGGGCCCTGGGTGGCTCACTTCTGGTGGCCCAAGAGCCCCCACTGCAGTGCAAGGAGTGCCCGGGCCTGTGGCTGTGGTGGCTCCATAGCCTGCTGGAAGCAAGCCCGCTCCCTGCACAGCACCTCCAGGACCTCGGCTGGGGCCACTTTGCCTGTGAACTTGCGTACCGCCTCTTCTCTGTAGGGGAGGGGCACAGTGGGGAATGGCTGGACACTAGGCTACCCATGGGGGTGGGAAGGGACAGGGCACTGGATGGATGACAGGACGATACTTAATGTGGGCCTCTCCTGGTGCCAGGGACACTCAGCCCAATTAATGGCCCCCAGACACCTTAACTAACCAAATGGCTGCCAAGGAGGTCCCAGGGAAGGCAGGCTGGCATTGCCAGCTGGTTCCACAGGGAGATGCCTCCCAGGCTGCCTTAATGACTGTAGCTCAAGCCCCACCCATGGGGAGGCCCCAGACATGGCCATACTCACGCCACCCTCAGGAAGGGGTTGTACAGCAGCTCCTCGCCCAGGGTGGATGGCACAGTGGGCACATCGTCCTCATCTCTTTTCTGCAGCGACCATAGGCCCTTGTCATAACCAGGCTTTTCCTGACAGTCCCAGCCTGCTTGGCTGTGGCCACAGGGCCACATATCCCATGCGAAGCCAGCAGTGGCCACCAAGGCTAATCGTGCTGACCCTGGGGATTCTCCTGCAGCCAAACTCAAAAGAGAGCACATGCTCTCCCCACTGCACATCCCTCCCATTAAGGGGCAAGAAGTGGCCTACCTGGGCCCAAGACAGTTTGGCTCTCACGTGGTCATTGTGGGGCTCCACTGTGTGTGCAAACTCCAGGTTGCACAGTGTGTGCTCGTGGCCACAGAACACCTTCTGGAGAAAGGGCATTCAGTGTGCAGAGCACTACTGCAGGCAGAGGTGGGAGGCGCTCAGGACCTGGCCTTAGGCCCACCATCTGGACCCGGACAGGGCATGAGGGTTCCCAGAGGAAGCACAGCACTAAGCAGGGTCTGGACCCCACGCACCGTCTGTGGGGGCAGGGTGCCAAGGGTCTCTGTCAGACTCTGGTACATCTGCTGGGCAGTGCCTTCCAAGTGCCAGCCACAGCCAGCCACGGACAGTGCGTCCCCTGTGGGAGGAGGGTAGGTAAGAGGAGATGGGAAGCCTGGTCAGAGAAGATGACAGGGTGACCTCTGGGCTGTGGGTACCGGAGAAGAGGGCAGGCGGGTCCAGGCTTTCATCCTCCCAAAGGAAGTAGCTCATGTGGCCAGAGGTATGGCCAGGCGTCAGGAGGCAGCGCACATGGATGGCCCCAAACTGCAGAGGGGCAAGCGGACCTGTGAGGGCGGGTCAGGGGTGGGTCGTCCCTTCCCGCATTTCCCATGTGGCATACTCAGTACTCACCCGTAGTTCCTCCTCATGTACCAGCATGCGGGTCAGCCCACAGATGCGTTCGTCCCCGCCCATCACCACCATCCCCGGTTGTAGCCGCGCCAGCTCCACATTGCCCCGAGCGTGGTCCCTGTGGACCCGCAGTAAAGCAGTTACCTCTGGTCAGGGAAAGGCGTCTTTAAGCCTCCGTACGCCCAACCTGCACTCACCAGTGGTGGTGGGTGGTTAGCACCGTGGTCAAAGACACTCCCTCTCGGCCTGCGATCTCCAGCAGCTGAAAGGAATAAAGTCATAGTGATTTGGACGTCTGGGTGAGCTGCTCCCTCCATACTGCACCGCCGCAAGTACCTAGGACAGCGCAGAGGAGGGGCTGTATCCTGCATACAATTAGCGGGCGCCCCGCTATACAAGGGCAGTTAAGCACTGGATAAAGGACACGCGTGCCAAGGCAGCCCTAACTTAGGAAGCCCCAAGATCATCTGGAGACCAGAGATCGAAGAAGAGGATGGGACAGTCTGCTCCAGCCAGGGTGGGGGATTTGGCGTGTAGTACTCAAGGCTGCCTAGACCTTCAATGGTGTTCCTGCCACCCCCGACCGTCCCTTACCCTCTTGGGCACCGCCACATCCACAGCCACAGCCTCTCGCGTGTCCTCCTCGATGACCAGGTACATGTAGTTATCCTCAAGCACAGGAATGACCTTGACTTTCATCGTGGCAGAACTCAGCCACCCCACGCCTCCTCCAAAAGAAGGCCCCCACAGCCTACTGAGCCCTTCTGGGCAAGACGGGGACACGGACAGACACACAAGCGCGCGCGCAGAAGGTGCAAAGAGCCCTGCTTCAGGAACTCCTGAAGATCCGCGTGCAGGTTCTAGGCGGCCTCGTTGGGGCCCCGCCTTCCGCTCGCAGCCCCGCCTCCCAACGGGCCCTGCCCCTAGTCCGCAGGCCACGCCTCCTCCCACCATCCCGCCCTGTAGCCACAGAGGGACCCCACACTCCAGACAGGTGGTCCCGAAAACCCCTCACGACACCTGTGCAGATGGCCTGGAGGACGCTCGACTGACCGACGGAGGCAGGGCCTTAGGCCCAGAGGGAGCCTGTCGTTCTACCGGCGGCTGGCCTTCACTGCCCGGCCAGGGACTGATGCTGGCTGGAGGGAACGCGCATGCGCAGTGGAGCGTGGTTCCGGACACTTGCCGCCTGCTCACAGAAACCTTCCCTGCGCAAGCTTTCCGAGACTGCTACCAGTATTGGAATGTCCGCACCCTTCCTCTCAGGCTAGGGGTGGGGAGGGCTGTATAGCTTATTTACCAGCCTATCCCAAGTTTCGGCCAGCACCTGGAGGTACATAGAAGGCATCTATCTGAAGAGTGTACGAAGCACTAGCCAGACGcggtggtgcacagctgtaatccctgctgctcaggaggctgaggcaggagaatcgcgagttcaaagccagcctcagcaaaaaagaggcgctaagcaactcagtgaaacccggatgtggctcagtggttgagtgcccctgagttcaatcccgggtactaaaaaaaaaaaaaagaaagaaagaaaagtgcacgaaccaggtgcagtggccagtgtctgtaatcccagcgcctcaggaggttgaggcaggaggtttgggggttcaaagccagcctcagcaactgtatctaaataaaatattttaaaagggttgaggatgtagctcagtggttaagcagccctgggtgggttcaatcctcagcaccacataaaaattaattaattaaagatattttttaaaaaataaactgtcgAATCCACATGGTAGGATAGGACATTCCTCGTAAGCACAGCAGTATCAGCAACTGCATTTTTAGTTTCCATATACCGGATCCAGATGAATGCCCTGGGTGTTGGTCTGCATTTCCCAAATGAGGAAATGGCCCAGAAAGGAGCCGACACCATAATTGTAAGGAACCAGGTTCCCCGGTCCTTCCTCCTAACCGCCAAACTGCCTTGCCCTGTGGGCGTAACTCTGGCATCTCCAAGACCAACAGAGGCCTTGGCAACGCTGACACTCTGTGGAGCAACAGCCACCAGGCAGCCATCCTAGAGCAGGTCTGGGGGCCAAGTGCAGCAGGCTGGAATTCCTGCTGCCTATGGAGTGGGTGGCAGCCCCAGGGCCCAAGCAGAGGGCCCCTCCTCGAGCCTTGGAGAATGTGAGTCCTCCTAGGACACTGCTGCAGCTGTGGCCACCACCCTGACATCAGTTGGGTCCTTCATCTCCCTCAGAGGCCGGGGTGGGGGACCCTGCACCCTGGGTCTGGTCCTGGCCAGGGAAGGGCTGCCCCAGCTCAGCAGGGTTGGCATGTCAGATGACCCTATCAGCCCAGGGGCCGCAGCCCAGACCTGAAACCCACCTGGACATGGGGTGAATGGTGCCTCCCTAGGCTGTGCCCCAAGCAGAAGCCTGGCTGCCAGGAGTCTCTTGTGCCACCTCAGCCTGGGCCACCAGCCTGGAGGGAGAGCTTCCGTCAGATCTGGAGCTGAGCGAGGAACAGCGGCTACAGGTGGGGATGGGGCCCCAAGGTATTGGCAGAAGCAGGGCAGCAGGGTCTCACAGGCAGCACTCTTATCCTGGCCACACACAGATCTCCAAGGAGCTGGTCGACCTTCAGATTGCAACTCATCGCCTGCAGGAGCAGCACGAGGCTGAAGTCTTCCAGCTGAAGAGGGAGGTGAGCAGCTGTAGAAGCCCAGGTGTGCCAGATGATCACACCAGGGCAGGTGGTGCCTGGGAGTGCACACACATTCAGTATCGCCCTGTCCTTTGTATACCGTCTGCTCACCGTGATGACCCACAGGTCCTTCGGCTGGAGAGCCGGGTGCTGGAGCTGGAGGTGCGTGGAGATCATATCAGCCAGGGACATGTGGACCCAGCAGAGGTCAACCCAGCACAGAAGTTCAATCAAGAAACCCAGGGGCCCAGACACTCTGCCCACCACAGCCACCAGGTCACCCTGACCACAGGAAGAGCCCAGGTGGGTGAGGCTGTTGGGGGCCTACTCAGGCACATTTGAGATGGGACCTGCTCACCCACTCCTCACCCCTGCCTTCTCACCCATGCAGGTGCAACCCAAGGATGTCCTGATCCCTAAGCCATTGAAACTGGAGAATAGTGTGAGCACTCTGTAGCCTAACCTGGGAATGCTCTGGGGTTCTCCCAGCCCAGGGTGGGAATGGGACCCAGAGCTTGAGGTCTCAGGCAGCCAGCTCTTGTGTGCCCTACAGCTGCTGGGAACCCAGGAGCTTCGGGGTGAAGTGAAGTGGGTGCTGGAACATCACAGGGCCCTGCAGCAGACACTGGAGACACGGGTGTGAGTGGCCACCTCTCCTGGGTCTGGGAGGGCCTGTCAGGGCACAATACTCACAGCAGCCATTCCCAAGGGGCTGAGGAACCCCTCACCCTGGCCTGGCTGAGCTTCACATCATTAGcagggcagccctgggccagcagcTGCAGGGAGCACAAGAGGAAGCCAGGGCAGCTGGACAGCGGCTAGCTGCACAAGCAGTGGTGAGCATCACCCCCCACACCCTGTGTGCTTCGAGATCCAGCAGTAGGTGTCCTCCAAGTGCAGCAAGGTCCCTCCCTCACCCCCAGATGCTGTCCACCTGCCAGGGCCAGCTCCGACAGGCCCAGGTTGAGAACGCCCGGTTGCAGCTGCAACTGAAGAAGCTGAATGAGGAGTATGCCCTCCGGCTGCAGCGCTGCGCCCGAGAGGCAGTGGTGAGCACCAGACCAGGGGTCCTGTGGTGGAGAGGGGAGGCCTGTGAGTCCCAGGAAGCCCACATCTAGTCTGGGCATGCTGGACAGCTTCAGGGAGACCCTAGGGATGGGATTGGGCCCAACCAGGTCACCCTGCCAGCTCCAGCCCAGCCCCCAAACCTAGCTCCCCCTAGTGCTGCCCCAGCATCAACTCACCTTCTCTAGGGATATGCAGATGGTGCAAGCCAGGCTGCCCTTCAGACTTTCCTGGAGGCCACTCTGCAGGACATCCGGGCAGCACACCACAGTCGTGAGCAACAGCTGGCCCGGGCTGCTAGGGCCTACCGAAAGCACCTGGCTGATCTGAGCCGTAGGCATGAGGAGCTGCTGGCCACACACAGGTGGGCCCCACTCTCATCTGGGCACTTGGGGTGGTACGGCCCTACATGACCCCACGTATGGCTCAGTGT includes these proteins:
- the Ccdc78 gene encoding LOW QUALITY PROTEIN: coiled-coil domain-containing protein 78 (The sequence of the model RefSeq protein was modified relative to this genomic sequence to represent the inferred CDS: substituted 1 base at 1 genomic stop codon), which encodes MEWVAAPGPKQRAPPRALENAVPQAEAWLPGVSCATSAWATSLEGELPSDLELSEEQRLQISKELVDLQIATHRLQEQHEAEVFQLKREVLRLESRVLELEVRGDHISQGHVDPAEVNPAQKFNQETQGPRHSAHHSHQVTLTTGRAQVQPKDVLIPKPLKLENSLLGTQELRGEVKWVLEHHRALQQTLETRVAALGQQLQGAQEEARAAGQRLAAQAVGQLRQAQVENARLQLQLKKLNEEYALRLQRCAREAVGYADGASQAALQTFLEATLQDIRAAHHSREQQLARAARAYRKHLADLSRRHEELLATHRTTGTLKATFTTATDLKPLSVPLATELSHLQKDEHSQLRMLPLCPQKGPGEASSQETSEPLSLDTNSWAQICQKLQDFSRGTQAELERERAQLLVRATKAEEQLSELQEYVDQHLGRYKQEILRLRKLVGAGDPWKAGTTPPANPXHPRTQPAF
- the Ciao3 gene encoding cytosolic iron-sulfur assembly component 3 isoform X1: MASPFSGALQLTDLDDFIGPSQDCIKPVKVDKRPGSGVARIHIEDDGSYFQVNQDGGTQKLAKARVSLNDCLACSGCVTSAETVLITQQSHEELRKVLDANKTAAPSEQRLVVISVSPQSRASLAARFQLNPTDTARKLTSFFKKIGAHFVFDTAFSRNLSLLESQREFVRRFRDRANSRVALPVLASACPGWICYAEKTHGSFILPYISTARSPQQVMGSLVKDFFAQQQRLAPDKVYHVTVMPCYDKKLEASRPDFYSQEHQARDVDCVLTTGEVLELLEEEGVSLSELEPAPLDGLSSSTSAEEPISHRGGGSGGYLEHVFRHAARELFGVHVDEVTYRPLRNRDFQEVTLEREGQVLLHFATAYGFRNIQNLVQKLKRGRCPYHYVEVMACPSGCLNGGGQLKALDMSSKDLLQQVESLYSMVRVETPEDVPGVQELYQQWLQGESSERASRLLHTQYHAIEKPSSGLSIRW
- the Haghl gene encoding hydroxyacylglutathione hydrolase-like protein translates to MKVKVIPVLEDNYMYLVIEEDTREAVAVDVAVPKRLLEIAGREGVSLTTVLTTHHHWDHARGNVELARLQPGMVVMGGDERICGLTRMLVHEEELRFGAIHVRCLLTPGHTSGHMSYFLWEDESLDPPALFSGDALSVAGCGWHLEGTAQQMYQSLTETLGTLPPQTKVFCGHEHTLCNLEFAHTVEPHNDHVRAKLSWAQKRDEDDVPTVPSTLGEELLYNPFLRVAEEAVRKFTGKVAPAEVLEVLCRERACFQQAMEPPQPQARALLALQWGLLGHQK
- the Ciao3 gene encoding cytosolic iron-sulfur assembly component 3 isoform X2, producing MMGVTSKLIRSMPLLQDGGTQKLAKARVSLNDCLACSGCVTSAETVLITQQSHEELRKVLDANKTAAPSEQRLVVISVSPQSRASLAARFQLNPTDTARKLTSFFKKIGAHFVFDTAFSRNLSLLESQREFVRRFRDRANSRVALPVLASACPGWICYAEKTHGSFILPYISTARSPQQVMGSLVKDFFAQQQRLAPDKVYHVTVMPCYDKKLEASRPDFYSQEHQARDVDCVLTTGEVLELLEEEGVSLSELEPAPLDGLSSSTSAEEPISHRGGGSGGYLEHVFRHAARELFGVHVDEVTYRPLRNRDFQEVTLEREGQVLLHFATAYGFRNIQNLVQKLKRGRCPYHYVEVMACPSGCLNGGGQLKALDMSSKDLLQQVESLYSMVRVETPEDVPGVQELYQQWLQGESSERASRLLHTQYHAIEKPSSGLSIRW